A genomic region of Miscanthus floridulus cultivar M001 chromosome 3, ASM1932011v1, whole genome shotgun sequence contains the following coding sequences:
- the LOC136546192 gene encoding uncharacterized protein produces the protein MTICGLFHLIADDETLEKEWIRSTRPYPISLSLRQIINILDDDRQLEHETFNMAIRMVACNQDIAQKKQIFHYMDLKFAEITHFGRDPRCCPKIDKAYQDQLKKVFECWPEKQYDIKECSNILLPYYQDGLYTLFIIDMQKIIVHIMDPLQDHVCLKGYDHRDSYIPTLHTIARRFNLAMGLLNFKMNNNIYHWKREYPMCVTKVTHNKHWNLGGFLVYSFMKSWDGIRLPPINNLPTSLRREFLADILTSNAKECSDNIPDNLQYMIKELGRI, from the exons ATGACAATTTGCGGGTTGTTCCACTTGATCGCCGATGATGAGACTTTAGA GAAAGAGTGGATACGAAGTACACGACCATATCCAATTTCTTTAAGTCTTAgacaaattataaatattttAGATGATGATAGACAGCTGGAACATGAAACCTTTAATATGGCTATTCGGATGGTCGCGTGCAACCAAGACATAGCGCAGAAGAAACAAATATTCCACTACATGGATCTCAAATTTGCT GAAATAACTCATTTTGGACGAGATCCACGATGTTGTCCCAAGATTGACAAGGCATACCAAGATCAATTAAAAAAAGTATTTGAGTGCTGGCCGGAAAAGCAGTACGACATTAAAGAATGTAGCAAT ATTCTACTACCATATTATCAAGATGGTCTATACACTTTATTCATAATCGACATGCAAAAAATAATCGTCCATATTATGGATCCACTTCAAGATCATGTATGCTTGAAGGGTTATGATCACAGAGATTCATATATACCTACATTACACACTATTGCTAGAAGGTTCAATCTTGCCATGGGATTGTTAAATTTTAAGATGAACAACAATATTTATCACTGGAAGCGAGAATACCCTATGTGTGTAACAAAGGTTACACATAATAAACACTG GAATTTGGGAGGCTTTCTTGTATACAGTTTCATGAAGTCATGGGATGGCATAAGATTGCCACCGATCAACAAT CTACCAACTTCGCTGAGGAGGGAGTTCTTGGCCGATATTTTGACGAGTAATGCAAAAGAATGTAGCGACAACATCCCTGATAATCTGCAATACATGATTAAGGAGTTAGGTAGAATCTAA
- the LOC136541925 gene encoding alpha,alpha-trehalose-phosphate synthase [UDP-forming] 6-like — protein sequence MVSRSYSNLLELAAGGSGGDPLPPLGRRRIPRVVTASGIVPDLDVSDDDADADAASAASDHSSHAPRERVIIVANQLPVRASRRAGGGGWDFAWDQDSLLLQVKDSLRAHHGRADMEFVYVGGLCDDVPPAEHDEVAHELLEGFGCVPTFLPADLRSRFYHGFCKQQLWPLFHYMLPLSPELGGRFDRLLWQAYVSVNKIFADKILEVISPDEDFVWVHDYHLMVLPTFLRKRFNRVKLGFFLHSPFPSSEIYKTLPVREELLRSLLNADLIGFHTFDYARHFLSCCSRMLGLKYESQRGYIALEYYGRTVTIKILPVGVHLEQLESVLNLPELGVKVGELLKQFHHQNRLLLLGVDDMDIFKGISLKLLAFEQLLMQHPEWRGRVVLVQIANPARGRGKDVKEVQEESDAMVKRINDAFEQPDYQPVILIDKPLQFYERMAYYVVAECCLVTAVRDGMNLIPYEYIIARQGNEKIDSILGLGLASRKKSMLVVSEFIGCSPSLSGAIRVNPWNIDSVADAMDYALEMPAGEKVLRHEKHHRYVSTHDVGYWANSFLQDLERICLDHNRRRCWGIGFGLKFRVVALDPNFKKLAVEHLVSAYRRTTKRIILLDYDGTLMPQTSFGKSPTLRTIDVLNSLCRDKNNMVFLVSAKSRMTLNEWFLPCESLGLAAEHGYFLRLRRDTEWETCVPVIDCSWKQIAEPVMKTYTETTDGSTIENKETAIVWCYEDADPDFGSCQAKELHEHLESVLSNEPVSVKAGPNLVEVKPQGVSKGLVAKRILSTMQERGDLPDFVLCVGDDRSDEDMFEVITTAARGVALQPEAEVFACTVGRKPSKAKYYLDDPADIVRLVQGLANVSDDDQTHAPPLPAAAATDTVPR from the exons ATGGTGTCGAGATCCTACTCCAACCTCCTGGAGCTCgccgccggcggcagcggcggcgacccGCTGCCGCCGCTGGGGCGCCGCCGGATACCGCGCGTGGTGACGGCCTCCGGCATTGTGCCGGACCTCGACGTCTCCGAcgacgacgccgacgccgacgccgcctccGCGGCGTCCGACCACTCCTCCCACGCGCCGCGGGAGCGCGTCATCATCGTCGCCAACCAGCTCCCCGTTCGCGCCTCCcgccgcgccggcggcggcggctgggactTCGCGTGGGACCAGGACAGCCTCCTGCTGCAGGTCAAGGACAGCCTCCGCGCGCACCACGGCCGCGCGGACATGGAGTTCGTCTACGTCGGCGGCCTCTGCGACGACGTGCCCCCCGCCGAGCACGACGAGGTCGCGCACGAGCTCCTCGAGGGATTCGGCTGCGTGCCCACCTTCCTGCCCGCCGACCTCCGCTCCCGCTTCTACCACGGCTTCTGCAAGCAGCAGCTCTGGCCACTGTTCCATTACATGCTGCCACTGTCGCCGGAGCTAGGTGGCCGATTCGACCGACTCCTGTGGCAGGCCTACGTGTCGGTCAACAAGATCTTCGCCGACAAGATCCTAGAGGTGATCAGTCCCGACGAAGACTTCGTGTGGGTGCACGATTACCATCTCATGGTGCTCCCGACGTTCCTGCGCAAGCGCTTCAACCGGGTCAAGCTTGGGTTCTTCCTTCATAGCCCGTTCCCGTCGTCGGAGATCTACAAGACCCTACCTGTGCGTGAGGAGCTGCTCCGGTCGCTGCTGAATGCCGATCTGATTGGGTTCCACACTTTTGATTATGCCAGACACTTCTTGTCATGCTGCAGCAGGATGCTCGGGTTGAAGTATGAGTCGCAGAGGGGCTACATTGCtctggagtactacggtcggacAGTGACTATCAAGATCTTGCCTGTGGGAGTTCACTTGGAGCAGTTAGAGTCAGTCCTCAACCTCCCGGAGCTTGGGGTCAAGGTTGGTGAGCTTCTGAAACAGTTCCATCATCAGAACCGGCTGCTGTTGCTTGGTGTTGATGATATGGATATCTTCAAAGGAATTAGCTTGAAGCTTTTGGCATTTGAGCAGCTCCTGATGCAGCATCCGGAATGGCGGGGAAGGGTGGTGCTTGTTCAGATTGCCAATCCAGCAAGGGGGCGGGGAAAGGATGTGAAGGAGGTACAGGAAGAGAGTGATGCGATGGTGAAGCGCATCAACGATGCATTCGAGCAGCCAGATTACCAGCCAGTGATACTGATTGATAAGCCTCTGCAGTTCTATGAGAGGATGGCTTATTATGTTGTGGCGGAGTGCTGTTTAGTTACTGCAGTGAGGGATGGCATGAATCTGATCCCATATGAGTACATAATTGCTCGACAAGGGAATGAGAAGATAGATAGTATCCTGGGTCTTGGTCTGGCTTcaaggaagaagagcatgctTGTTGTGTCAGAGTTCATCGGCTGCTCGCCCTCCCTGAGCGGCGCTATCCGTGTGAACCCTTGGAACATTGATTCAGTGGCTGACGCAATGGACTATGCATTGGAGATGCCCGCAGGGGAGAAGGTGTTGAGACATGAGAAGCATCACAGATATGTGAGCACACATGATGTTGGGTACTGGGCGAACAGCTTCTTGCAAGATCTTGAGCGGATTTGCCTCGACCATAACAGGAGGCGTTGCTGGGGCATAGGATTCGGGCTAAAGTTCAGGGTTGTAGCCCTCGATCCAAACTTCAAGAAACTTGCAGTTGAGCACTTGGTCTCAGCCTACCGGAGGACAACGAAGCGCATCATTCTCTTAGACTATGACGGGACGCTGATGCCTCAGACTTCGTTTGGTAAGAGTCCTACCTTAAGGACGATAGACGTGTTGAACAGCCTTTGCCGTGACAAGAACAACATGGTCTTCCTTGTGAGTGCAAAGAGCCGGATGACTTTAAACGAGTGGTTCTTACCATGTGAGAGCCTTGGACTAGCAGCTGAACACGGCTACTTCCTCAG GCTGAGAAGAGATACAGAATGGGAGACATGCGTTCCGGTGATAGACTGCAGCTGGAAGCAAATCGCAGAACCAGTGATGAAGACCTATACTGAGACgacagatgggtcaacaattgaGAACAAGGAGACTGCTATCGTTTGGTGCTACGAGGATGCTGATCCAGATTTCGGATCGTGCCAGGCCAAGGAGCTCCACGAGCATCTTGAGAGTGTGCTTTCAAACGAGCCGGTCTCAGTGAAAGCTGGACCCAACCTTGTTGAGGTGAAGCCACAG GGCGTAAGCAAGGGCCTGGTGGCGAAGCGGATCCTTTCGACGATGCAGGAGCGGGGCGACCTTCCAGACTTTGTCCTGTGCGTGGGCGACGACCGGTCCGACGAGGACATGTTCGAGGTGATCACAACAGCGGCGAGGGGTGTGGCCCTGCAGCCTGAGGCGGAGGTGTTCGCGTGCACCGTGGGGCGCAAGCCCAGCAAGGCCAAGTACTACCTGGATGACCCCGCGGACATCGTGCGCCTCGTCCAGGGCCTCGCCAACGTCTCCGACGACGACCAGACGCACGCACCCCCACTCCCCGCCGCAGCAGCGACGGACACCGTACCGAGGTGA
- the LOC136546179 gene encoding protein trichome birefringence-like 14, protein MKGGCLHRLLVHKLCFGLVVLLTVLIVVLLLEGAPVLTIFSTTPGQLKVISQGFLQQQEQEHLGDDGATLAGSPGPASMCRSHKRKGKVMNSNFLYCNYAKGKWIEDDKRPLYSGNECKQWLSKMWACRMMRRAHFSYENYRWQPHGCEMPEFTGSNILKRMRNRTLAFVGDSLGRQQFQSIMCIATGGKYSPEVEDVGWKYGLVKAPGALRPDGWAYRFPSTNTTILFYWSATLSELEPLNTEDTVTRYALHLDRPVTFLKKYLNYFDVLVLNTGHHWNRGKFNGNHWELHADGKPVGNGSRLADLTRAKNLTLHSIARWMDSELARHPKMKVFLRTISPRHFVNGDWNTGGTCGNTIPLSNGSEVLQDHSIDIPAENAVKGTRVKLLDITAISKLRDEGHISNSSFKKASTGINDCLHWCLPGIPDMWNELLFVQI, encoded by the exons ATGAAAGGCGGCTGTCTGCATAGGCTCCTTGTCCACAAGCTATGCTTTGGCCTGGTGGTTCTCCTCACTGTGCTGATTGTTGTTCTGTTACTGGAAGGAGCCCCAGTCCTCACAATCTTCAGCACAACACCAGGGCAATTAAAAGTTATCTCTCAAG GTTTCCTACAGCAGCAGGAGCAGGAACATCTTGGAGATGATGGAGCAACCCTAGCTGGGTCTCCAGGTCCAGCTTCCATGTGCCGCTCGCACAAAAGGAAGGGCAAAGTGATGAACAGTAATTTCTTAT ATTGTAACTACGCAAAGGGGAAGTGGATAGAAGATGATAAGCGGCCATTGTACTCTGGTAACGAGTGCAAGCAATGGCTGTCAAAAATGTGGGCTTGTCGAATGATGCGGCGTGCACATTTCTCTTATGAGAATTATCGGTGGCAGCCACATGGCTGTGAGATGCCTGAGTTTACAGGGTCTAACATCTTAAAAAG GATGAGGAACCGAACTCTTGCTTTTGTTGGTGATTCACTTGGCAGGCAACAATTTCAGTCAATAATGTGTATAGCAACTGGTGGCAAATACAGTCCTGAGGTCGAAGATGTTGGTTGGAAATATGGCCTTGTCAAAGCCCCAGGTGCTCTAAGACCTGATGGGTGGGCTTATAGATTTCCATCCACCAACACAACTATCCTTTTCTACTGGTCTGCTACTCTGTCTGAATTAGAACCTCTGAATACAGAAGACACAGTGACCAGATATGCATTGCATCTTGATCGACCAGTTACATTTTTGAAGAAGTATCTTAATTACTTTGATGTCCTAGTACTTAACACAGGCCATCACTGGAACAGAGGGAAATTCAATGGAAATCACTGGGAATTGCATGCTGATGGGAAGCCTGTAGGCAATGGTAGTAGACTTGCAGACCTAACCCGTGCAAAAAATCTTACATTGCATAGCATTGCTAGATGGATGGATTCAGAACTTGCACGGCATCCTAAGATGAAAGTATTCCTCAGGACAATTTCACCAAGGCACTTTGTAAATGGTGACTGGAACACAGGTGGGACATGTGGAAATACCATCCCCTTATCTAATGGAAGTGAGGTCTTGCAGGACCATTCAATTGATATACCCGCAGAAAATGCTGTGAAGGGAACTCGGGTTAAGCTTTTGGATATCACTGCTATCTCGAAACTACGAGATGAGGGGCATATCTCAAACTCTAGTTTCAAAAAAGCTTCCACCGGAATTAATGATTGCTTGCACTGGTGCTTACCTGGTATACCAGACATGTGGAATGAGCTTCTCTTTGTACAGATTTAG
- the LOC136546180 gene encoding uncharacterized protein, translating to MQPAHVWFLGHPPELGSARAKVLSWPGSRGTPKSAVFLQPGSLRPPASSRAWRFRARGDGAKILGLPPPFPPFTASISSLPPPPSLLLLVAPRLRRRCRGFASSRSKHTRSDFLAVIAI from the exons ATGCAGCCTGCTCATGTTTGGTTCCTTGGCCACCCTCCCGAGCTAGGCTCCGCTCGTGCAAAAGTCCTCTCCTGGCCTGGCTCACGAGGAACGCCCAAATCGGCCGTTTTTCTTCAGCCTGGCTCGCTCCGTCCTCCCGCGAGCTCGCGCGCCTGGCGATTCCGTGCGCGGGGAGATGGCGCGAAGATCCTAGGGTTACCTCCCCCGTTCCCGCCATTCACCGCCTCTATATCTTCCCTcccgccgcctccctctcttcttcttcttgtcgctCCCCGTCTGCGCCGCCG GTGCCGTGGATTTGCGTCCTCTCGAAGCAA GCACACCAGATCTGATTTCTTGGCTGTTATTGCG ATCTGA
- the LOC136546183 gene encoding uncharacterized protein translates to MASEAAVVHTGGCHCRRVRWQVEAPASVVAWICNCSNCSMRGNTHFIVPAAKFKLQAGADEFITTYTFGTHTAKHTLCKVCGITSFYTPRSNPDGVAVTVACVDPGTVKHVEYRKFDGGNWENFFRTSDIAGFSKDKAEAAE, encoded by the coding sequence ATGGCCTCCGAGGCGGCAGTCGTCCACACCGGTGGTTGCCACTGCCGGCGCGTGCGGTGGCAGGTCGAGGCCCCCGCGAGCGTGGTGGCGTGGATCTGCAACTGCTCCAACTGCTCCATGCGCGGGAACACCCACTTCATCGTCCCCGCCGCCAAGTTCAAGCTGCAGGCCGGCGCCGACGAGTTCATCACCACCTACACCTTCGGCACGCACACGGCCAAGCACACCCTCTGCAAGGTCTGCGGCATCACCTCCTTCTACACCCCGCGGTCCAACCCGGACGGCGTGGCCGTCACCGTTGCCTGCGTCGACCCCGGCACCGTGAAGCACGTCGAGTACAGGAAGTTCGATGGGGGGAACTGGGAGAACTTTTTCAGGACCAGCGACATCGCCGGATTCTCCAAGGACAAGGCCGAGGCGGCGGAGTAG